Proteins co-encoded in one Zymomonas mobilis subsp. mobilis ATCC 10988 genomic window:
- the mutL gene encoding DNA mismatch repair endonuclease MutL — translation MSIRRLPEDVINRIAAGEVVERPASALKELVENAIDAQSTRILIRLLKGGLDGIEVIDNGIGIPADEMRLALERHATSKLPDNDAIEAVTTLGFRGEALPSIASVARLTLESRTADSDSGWKIIVDNGHFEKEGIAPLPKGTRIKVDSLFARIPARRKFMRSAKSEYMACHDVVRRLAMTRPDIAFSLEHDGRRIFSLNGGESRQRRVAALIDRTLKDNSVTVEYQRDQMQLEGVASLPTFHRGLADHQYLFVNGRPVKDRLLIGSVRAAYHDLLAKDRHPVLALFLTLPNSDVDINVHPAKGEVRFRDSQAVRSLIVGALRESLDLSGFRSAQPADVQAMGKWRKSSDLPISTNPAAIHEEKSALSDSGLLFKSRPTEAPKAPSAQAHQRTADDLWSAATKSPIPPMGRNTSTDSSEQSDFPLGLARGQIAATYIIAESKDGLVIVDQHAAHERLVMERMRRALENGQVASQRLLMPDVVEMDEVSCDLFEQRQDEFAAMGLETERFGHEAILVRATPAMLGNCEVKAMIKDLAAEITAYDQSLLLKEKFDHIVATMACHGSVRAGRLLSIAEMNALLREMEITPHSGQCNHGRPTWVKLGHKDIEKLFGRS, via the coding sequence ATGTCAATACGCCGTCTGCCAGAAGACGTCATAAATCGTATCGCTGCGGGCGAAGTTGTCGAAAGACCGGCCAGTGCTTTAAAAGAACTGGTTGAAAATGCCATTGATGCCCAATCAACCCGCATCCTTATTCGCTTGCTAAAAGGCGGCTTAGACGGGATTGAAGTCATTGATAACGGCATCGGTATTCCTGCGGACGAAATGCGGCTGGCCTTGGAACGCCATGCGACTTCGAAACTCCCTGATAATGATGCCATCGAAGCCGTCACTACCTTGGGTTTTCGTGGCGAAGCGCTCCCTTCAATCGCCAGCGTTGCCCGCCTGACATTGGAAAGCCGAACAGCCGACAGCGATAGTGGCTGGAAAATTATCGTCGATAATGGACATTTCGAGAAGGAAGGCATCGCTCCCCTGCCCAAAGGGACAAGAATAAAGGTTGATTCCCTTTTCGCCCGTATTCCAGCCCGTCGGAAATTCATGCGCAGCGCCAAAAGCGAATATATGGCCTGCCATGATGTCGTCAGACGGCTGGCAATGACACGCCCCGATATTGCTTTTTCGCTGGAACATGATGGCAGACGTATTTTTTCTTTAAATGGCGGTGAAAGTCGACAAAGAAGGGTCGCCGCTCTGATTGACCGGACATTGAAAGACAATAGCGTCACGGTTGAATATCAGCGCGACCAGATGCAGCTTGAAGGGGTAGCTAGCCTACCGACTTTTCACCGTGGTCTGGCCGATCATCAATATTTGTTTGTCAATGGCCGCCCTGTTAAAGACCGCTTGCTTATCGGTTCAGTTCGGGCAGCCTATCATGACCTACTGGCAAAAGACCGCCATCCGGTTTTGGCACTATTTCTGACACTGCCTAATAGCGATGTCGATATCAATGTTCATCCTGCGAAGGGCGAAGTGCGTTTCAGGGATTCTCAAGCGGTGCGTAGTCTTATTGTCGGCGCTCTTCGGGAAAGTCTTGACCTATCCGGTTTCAGAAGCGCGCAACCCGCTGATGTTCAAGCCATGGGAAAATGGCGAAAAAGCAGCGATTTACCTATCTCGACAAATCCAGCTGCGATTCACGAAGAAAAATCCGCCCTTTCCGATTCCGGTCTTCTTTTTAAAAGCCGCCCAACAGAAGCCCCCAAAGCCCCTTCGGCACAAGCACATCAAAGAACAGCTGACGACTTGTGGAGTGCCGCCACAAAATCGCCCATCCCCCCCATGGGACGGAATACCTCTACAGATAGTTCGGAACAGAGTGATTTTCCTCTAGGACTGGCAAGAGGCCAAATCGCTGCCACTTATATTATAGCGGAATCCAAAGACGGATTGGTCATTGTCGATCAGCATGCCGCGCATGAAAGACTGGTTATGGAACGGATGCGACGTGCCTTGGAAAATGGCCAAGTAGCCAGTCAAAGGCTACTGATGCCGGATGTTGTCGAAATGGATGAAGTCTCTTGCGACCTGTTCGAACAAAGACAAGATGAATTTGCAGCGATGGGACTTGAAACCGAACGCTTCGGCCATGAAGCCATCTTGGTGCGGGCAACCCCTGCAATGCTTGGCAATTGCGAAGTCAAAGCGATGATAAAAGACCTCGCGGCTGAAATCACCGCCTATGATCAGAGCCTCCTGTTAAAAGAAAAATTTGACCATATTGTTGCAACCATGGCCTGTCACGGATCAGTCAGGGCGGGTCGTTTACTTTCGATCGCGGAAATGAACGCTTTACTGCGGGAAATGGAAATCACGCCCCATAGTGGCCAATGCAATCACGGCCGCCCGACATGGGTTAAGTTGGGTCATAAGGATATCGAAAAATTATTCGGTCGGAGCTAA
- a CDS encoding rod shape-determining protein — protein sequence MSLFTRLFKFMSHDMAIDLGTANTVVYLRGRGIVLNEPSVVAIETLNGVKRVRAVGNDAKLMMGKTPDSIQAIRPMRDGVIADIDVAEQMIKHFIQKVHGGKARPWRFPEIVVCVPSGSTSVERRAIRDAASNAGASQVFLIDEPMAAAIGAEMPVTEPIGSMVVDIGGGTTEVAVLSLRGLAYTTSVRVGGDKMDEAIGSYVRRNFNLLIGEATAERIKKEMGTARMPDDGIGMTISIKGRDLVNGVPKEIQINQAMIAEALSEPVASIVEGVRLALENTAPELAADIVDQGIVLTGGGALLSGLDTVLREETSLPVTIADDPLTCVAMGTGRALEDPTFRAVLQTA from the coding sequence ATGTCTCTTTTTACCCGCCTGTTTAAATTTATGTCGCATGACATGGCGATTGACCTCGGCACGGCGAACACCGTCGTTTATCTTCGCGGCCGTGGCATTGTATTGAATGAACCCTCGGTTGTGGCAATCGAAACCCTGAATGGCGTCAAACGGGTGCGCGCCGTCGGGAATGATGCCAAGCTGATGATGGGCAAAACGCCGGATAGTATTCAGGCTATCCGTCCTATGCGTGATGGCGTGATCGCTGATATTGACGTTGCCGAACAGATGATAAAGCATTTTATCCAGAAAGTGCATGGCGGTAAAGCACGGCCTTGGCGTTTTCCTGAAATTGTGGTTTGTGTCCCGTCCGGTTCTACATCGGTTGAAAGACGCGCTATTCGCGATGCGGCTTCTAATGCGGGTGCCAGTCAGGTCTTTCTGATTGACGAACCAATGGCAGCGGCTATCGGGGCTGAAATGCCAGTAACTGAGCCTATCGGTTCGATGGTCGTTGATATTGGCGGCGGCACCACCGAAGTGGCGGTTCTGTCTTTGCGGGGTCTGGCCTATACCACCTCTGTCCGTGTCGGTGGTGACAAAATGGATGAGGCAATCGGTTCCTATGTCCGCCGGAATTTTAACCTTTTGATCGGTGAAGCGACAGCCGAGCGCATCAAAAAGGAAATGGGCACGGCAAGAATGCCAGATGATGGCATCGGGATGACGATCAGCATCAAAGGCCGCGATTTGGTAAACGGGGTGCCAAAAGAAATTCAGATCAATCAGGCGATGATTGCTGAAGCTTTGTCTGAACCTGTGGCCTCTATTGTTGAAGGCGTCCGTCTGGCTTTGGAAAATACGGCACCGGAATTGGCCGCCGATATTGTCGATCAGGGTATTGTCCTGACAGGTGGGGGCGCTTTGTTATCCGGTCTGGATACGGTTTTGCGCGAGGAAACTTCTTTGCCGGTAACGATTGCCGACGATCCTTTAACCTGTGTGGCGATGGGAACCGGACGGGCTTTGGAAGATCCTACCTTTAGAGCTGTTCTGCAAACAGCCTGA
- the mreC gene encoding rod shape-determining protein MreC: MAPPRSRNFGFSRRAQLGLFASYVVAVGGIVVALVMLILANLYPASYNSVIGFITDCTSPWPRLGHGVVTLLDNSRDNVAGYIKAGSENIRLKKELEHRQSDLVQLQLLKADNGKLKRLLNLVDHTPEKIAVGHIIGSPLATSNRRTAIIDIGSSSGVTSGMPVLAAEGLVGRVLATGHFSARILLLIDPSNTLPVKIARSGVAALAAGRGDGPLDVRPLIAGQSPFQKGDLLVTSGTGGIYPPDIPVAFVTALNNDGAVALPVVNPASVDYIMVEKIFEPDAPPEPSLADKMPSQKLSRKKAAKNNPTARAVTQPLAGQAADNPVNSNSASPVSNKSR, translated from the coding sequence ATGGCACCGCCGCGCTCACGTAATTTTGGTTTTTCAAGGCGGGCGCAACTAGGCTTATTTGCAAGTTATGTCGTGGCTGTCGGAGGGATTGTTGTGGCCTTGGTCATGTTGATCTTGGCCAATCTCTATCCCGCCAGTTACAATAGCGTCATTGGTTTTATCACTGATTGCACCAGCCCGTGGCCGCGTTTAGGCCACGGGGTTGTCACCCTGTTAGATAATAGCCGGGATAATGTTGCGGGCTATATCAAGGCGGGTAGTGAAAATATCCGTTTGAAAAAAGAATTGGAGCATCGGCAATCTGACCTTGTGCAATTACAGCTTTTGAAGGCGGATAATGGCAAGCTGAAACGCTTGTTAAATCTGGTCGATCATACGCCAGAAAAAATAGCTGTCGGGCATATCATCGGTTCCCCCTTGGCAACGAGTAATCGTCGGACGGCGATTATTGATATTGGTTCTTCCTCAGGGGTCACAAGTGGTATGCCTGTTTTGGCTGCTGAGGGTTTGGTTGGGCGTGTTTTAGCGACGGGGCATTTTTCGGCGCGCATTCTGTTGCTGATTGATCCTTCCAATACTTTACCCGTCAAAATTGCCCGTTCCGGTGTGGCTGCCTTGGCCGCGGGGCGGGGTGATGGCCCTTTGGATGTCCGGCCATTGATTGCAGGGCAATCACCTTTCCAAAAAGGTGATCTTTTGGTGACTTCCGGCACTGGAGGAATCTATCCACCTGATATTCCCGTCGCTTTTGTTACGGCTTTGAATAATGACGGTGCGGTTGCTTTGCCCGTCGTTAATCCGGCTTCGGTGGATTATATTATGGTTGAAAAAATATTTGAGCCTGATGCCCCGCCGGAACCTTCCCTTGCGGATAAAATGCCTTCTCAAAAATTGTCCCGCAAGAAAGCGGCCAAAAATAATCCAACGGCGAGAGCTGTCACCCAACCTTTGGCAGGGCAGGCCGCCGATAACCCTGTGAACAGCAACAGCGCATCACCGGTATCCAATAAATCCCGATGA